A single region of the Coregonus clupeaformis isolate EN_2021a chromosome 16, ASM2061545v1, whole genome shotgun sequence genome encodes:
- the LOC121584722 gene encoding ral guanine nucleotide dissociation stimulator isoform X4: protein MIMLEKQNSTQEIGEEVEEGAVFTITLRKVQLHQSASKGQRWLGVETDSALSLYETCKVRTIKAGTLERLVEYMVSAFRGKDSTYVTIFLCTYRSFATTKQVLDLLLNRYAKLQNQPGIDVHRHTQDDSTELRNTVSSILGAWLDQYSEDFWSPPQYSCLHHLMSYLHHHFPGSDLERRARNLLALLHRRQQCEPDLDVEHIGCPFATQEESGFEDELPALNFLSFDPIMVAEQFTLMDADLFKKVVPYHCLGGIWSQRDKKGKEHLAPTIRATVAQFNCVTNCVITTCLSNPCLKPTQRARLVERWIEVARECRILKNFSSLRAILSALQCNSLHRLKRTWDEVSRENFRTFRELSEIFSDDNNYSLSRELLVKEGTSKFATLEINPKRAQRRHQQQRDLGVMQGTIPYLGTFLTDLVMMDTAMKDYTESGLINFEKRRKEFEVIAQIKLLQLASNNYSFTQDSLFREWFSGVERLSEAESYTLSCEIEPLSESSSNTIRAKKNGGIMKRWSDRQLTEASCSSAGSSHSKLFDQSHFRPYQGGGGDSGDTLSVTSAGSSGSDLEDVNGSFLSDSPDAHERKTSTSSVKHSVSALGKESQTPDPNSTFWESTSLSSLDTSGMGSGSGSSSASSSSVSSSTPLPGASRSHKRSVSAVSCYSTLSLPLYNQQVDDCCIIRVSLDVDNGNMYKSILVTSQDKTPAVIRKAMVKHNLEREKTEDYELMQKISEEKELRIPDNANVFYAMNSTANYDFVLKKRGLSKKGRAKSVASSTLPRMKQKGLKIAKGIF, encoded by the exons AACTCGACACAGGAGAtcggagaggaggtggaggagggggcaGTGTTCACCATCACCCTGAGGAAGGTGCAGTTGCACCAGTCGGCCAGTAAGGGACAGCGATGGCTGGGCGTGGAGACAGACTCTGCTCTCAGCCTGTATGAGACGTGTAAAGTACGCACCATAAAGGCTGGTACGCTGGAGAGGCTGGTGGAATACATGGTGTCTGCGTTCAGGGGCAAGGACTCCACCTACGTCACCATCTTCCTCTGCACCTACCGCTCCTTCGCCACCACCAAGCAGGTGCTGGACCTCCTACTCAACAG GTATGCCAAGCTACAGAACCAACCTGGGATAGatgtacacagacacactcagGATGACAGCACAGAGCTCAGAAA CACTGTGTCGTCCATCCTGGGGGCGTGGCTGGACCAGTACTCAGAGGACTTCTGGAGCCCTCCACAATATAGCTGTCTACACCACCTGATGTCCTACCTACACCACCACTTCCCTGGCTCCGACCTGGAGCGCCGCGCACGCAACCTGCTGGCCCTCTTACACCGCAGGCAGCAGTGTGAGCCCGACCTCGACG TGGAGCACATTGGCTGTCCCTTCGCCACACAGGAAGAGAGTGGTTTTGAGGACGAGCTTCCTGCCCTGAACTTCTTGTCCTTTGACCCCATCATGGTTGCCGAGCAGTTCACACTCATGGATGCG GATCTGTTCAAGAAGGTAGTCCCTTACCACTGCCTGGGGGGCATCTGGTCCCAGCGGGATAAGAAGGGGAAGGAGCACCTGGCCCCCACCATTCGGGCCACAGTGGCCCAGTTCAACTGTGTCACCAACTGTGTCATCACCACCTGCCTGAGCAACCCCTGTCTAAAACCCACCCAGCGAGCCAGACTGGTGGAGCGCTGGATAGAGGTGGCCAGG GAATGTCGTATCCTCAAGAACTTCTCGTCCCTGCGAGCTATTCTCTCTGCCCTGCAGTGTAACTCTCTCCACCGACTCAAGAGGACCTGGGATGAGGTGTCCAG AGAGAATTTCCGCACCTTCCGCGAGCTGTCAGAGATCTTCTCAGATGACAACAACTACTCTCTAAGCCGAGAGCTGCTGGTCAAG gagggCACATCCAAATTTGCTACCCTGGAAATCAACCCTAAACGAGCACAGAGGAGACACCAACAGCAGAGAGACTTG GGGGTGATGCAGGGGACCATTCCTTACCTGGGCACCTTCCTCACTGACCTGGTCATGATGGACACGGCTATGAAAGACTACACAGAG AGTGGACTCATCAACTTTGAGAAGCGACGAAAG GAGTTTGAGGTGATAGCTCAGATTAAGCTACTGCAGCTGGCATCCAACAACTACAGTTTCACCCAGGACAGCCTCTTCAGGGAGTGGTTCTCAGGAGTGGAGAGACTCAGTGAGGCAGAGAG CTACACTCTGTCCTGTGAGATTGAACCACTGTCAGAGTCATCCAGCAATACTATCAGAGCCAAGAAAAACGGAGGCATCATGAAACGCTGGAGCGA TCGGCAGTTAACTGAAGCCAGCTGCAGCAGTGCAGGAAGCTCCCACTCCAAGTTGTTTGACCAGTCCCACTTCAGACCGTACCAGGGAGGGGGAGGTGATAGTGGGGACACCCTCAGCGTCACCTCAGCCGGCTCCAGCGGATCTGACCTGGAGGATGTCAACGGCAGCTTCCTGTCTGACTCACCGGATGCCCACGAGAGAAAG ACCTCTACATCCTCAGTAAAACATTCCGTTTCTGCTTTGGGGAAAGAAAGCCAGACTCCTGATCCCAACTCCACG tTTTGGGAGTCCACCTCCCTGTCTTCTCTAGACACCTCAGGGATGGGTTCTGGTTCGGGCTCCAGCAGCGCCTCGTCCTCCTCTgtgtcctcctccactcctctcccagGTGCCTCCCGCTCCCACAAGCGCTCCGTCTCAGCTGTGTCCTGCTACTCCACACTCTCCCTGCCCCTCTACAACCAGCAGGTGGATGACTGCTGCATCATCAGAGTCAGCCTAGACGTGGACAACGGCAACATGTACAAGAGCATCCTG GTGACCAGTCAGGACAAGACACCAGCAGTCATCAGGAAAGCCATGGTGAAACACAACCTGGAGCGAGAGAAAACAGAGGACTATGAATTGATGCAAAAAATCTCTGAAGAAAAAG AGCTGCGGATCCCAGACAATGCCAACGTTTTCTATGCCATGAACTCTACCGCCAACTATGACTTTGTGCTGAAGAAACGTGGCTTGTCCAAGAAAGGCCGGGCCAAGAGTGTAGCCAGCTCCACGCTGCCCCGCATGAAGCAGAAGGGCCTGAAAATCGCCAAAGGGATCTTCTGA
- the LOC121584722 gene encoding ral guanine nucleotide dissociation stimulator isoform X3 produces METKSLFSLHKALAQPVKMCMFDFPVNILDDLNSTQEIGEEVEEGAVFTITLRKVQLHQSASKGQRWLGVETDSALSLYETCKVRTIKAGTLERLVEYMVSAFRGKDSTYVTIFLCTYRSFATTKQVLDLLLNRYAKLQNQPGIDVHRHTQDDSTELRNTVSSILGAWLDQYSEDFWSPPQYSCLHHLMSYLHHHFPGSDLERRARNLLALLHRRQQCEPDLDVEHIGCPFATQEESGFEDELPALNFLSFDPIMVAEQFTLMDADLFKKVVPYHCLGGIWSQRDKKGKEHLAPTIRATVAQFNCVTNCVITTCLSNPCLKPTQRARLVERWIEVARECRILKNFSSLRAILSALQCNSLHRLKRTWDEVSRENFRTFRELSEIFSDDNNYSLSRELLVKEGTSKFATLEINPKRAQRRHQQQRDLGVMQGTIPYLGTFLTDLVMMDTAMKDYTESGLINFEKRRKEFEVIAQIKLLQLASNNYSFTQDSLFREWFSGVERLSEAESYTLSCEIEPLSESSSNTIRAKKNGGIMKRWSDRQLTEASCSSAGSSHSKLFDQSHFRPYQGGGGDSGDTLSVTSAGSSGSDLEDVNGSFLSDSPDAHERKTSTSSVKHSVSALGKESQTPDPNSTFWESTSLSSLDTSGMGSGSGSSSASSSSVSSSTPLPGASRSHKRSVSAVSCYSTLSLPLYNQQVDDCCIIRVSLDVDNGNMYKSILVTSQDKTPAVIRKAMVKHNLEREKTEDYELMQKISEEKELRIPDNANVFYAMNSTANYDFVLKKRGLSKKGRAKSVASSTLPRMKQKGLKIAKGIF; encoded by the exons AACTCGACACAGGAGAtcggagaggaggtggaggagggggcaGTGTTCACCATCACCCTGAGGAAGGTGCAGTTGCACCAGTCGGCCAGTAAGGGACAGCGATGGCTGGGCGTGGAGACAGACTCTGCTCTCAGCCTGTATGAGACGTGTAAAGTACGCACCATAAAGGCTGGTACGCTGGAGAGGCTGGTGGAATACATGGTGTCTGCGTTCAGGGGCAAGGACTCCACCTACGTCACCATCTTCCTCTGCACCTACCGCTCCTTCGCCACCACCAAGCAGGTGCTGGACCTCCTACTCAACAG GTATGCCAAGCTACAGAACCAACCTGGGATAGatgtacacagacacactcagGATGACAGCACAGAGCTCAGAAA CACTGTGTCGTCCATCCTGGGGGCGTGGCTGGACCAGTACTCAGAGGACTTCTGGAGCCCTCCACAATATAGCTGTCTACACCACCTGATGTCCTACCTACACCACCACTTCCCTGGCTCCGACCTGGAGCGCCGCGCACGCAACCTGCTGGCCCTCTTACACCGCAGGCAGCAGTGTGAGCCCGACCTCGACG TGGAGCACATTGGCTGTCCCTTCGCCACACAGGAAGAGAGTGGTTTTGAGGACGAGCTTCCTGCCCTGAACTTCTTGTCCTTTGACCCCATCATGGTTGCCGAGCAGTTCACACTCATGGATGCG GATCTGTTCAAGAAGGTAGTCCCTTACCACTGCCTGGGGGGCATCTGGTCCCAGCGGGATAAGAAGGGGAAGGAGCACCTGGCCCCCACCATTCGGGCCACAGTGGCCCAGTTCAACTGTGTCACCAACTGTGTCATCACCACCTGCCTGAGCAACCCCTGTCTAAAACCCACCCAGCGAGCCAGACTGGTGGAGCGCTGGATAGAGGTGGCCAGG GAATGTCGTATCCTCAAGAACTTCTCGTCCCTGCGAGCTATTCTCTCTGCCCTGCAGTGTAACTCTCTCCACCGACTCAAGAGGACCTGGGATGAGGTGTCCAG AGAGAATTTCCGCACCTTCCGCGAGCTGTCAGAGATCTTCTCAGATGACAACAACTACTCTCTAAGCCGAGAGCTGCTGGTCAAG gagggCACATCCAAATTTGCTACCCTGGAAATCAACCCTAAACGAGCACAGAGGAGACACCAACAGCAGAGAGACTTG GGGGTGATGCAGGGGACCATTCCTTACCTGGGCACCTTCCTCACTGACCTGGTCATGATGGACACGGCTATGAAAGACTACACAGAG AGTGGACTCATCAACTTTGAGAAGCGACGAAAG GAGTTTGAGGTGATAGCTCAGATTAAGCTACTGCAGCTGGCATCCAACAACTACAGTTTCACCCAGGACAGCCTCTTCAGGGAGTGGTTCTCAGGAGTGGAGAGACTCAGTGAGGCAGAGAG CTACACTCTGTCCTGTGAGATTGAACCACTGTCAGAGTCATCCAGCAATACTATCAGAGCCAAGAAAAACGGAGGCATCATGAAACGCTGGAGCGA TCGGCAGTTAACTGAAGCCAGCTGCAGCAGTGCAGGAAGCTCCCACTCCAAGTTGTTTGACCAGTCCCACTTCAGACCGTACCAGGGAGGGGGAGGTGATAGTGGGGACACCCTCAGCGTCACCTCAGCCGGCTCCAGCGGATCTGACCTGGAGGATGTCAACGGCAGCTTCCTGTCTGACTCACCGGATGCCCACGAGAGAAAG ACCTCTACATCCTCAGTAAAACATTCCGTTTCTGCTTTGGGGAAAGAAAGCCAGACTCCTGATCCCAACTCCACG tTTTGGGAGTCCACCTCCCTGTCTTCTCTAGACACCTCAGGGATGGGTTCTGGTTCGGGCTCCAGCAGCGCCTCGTCCTCCTCTgtgtcctcctccactcctctcccagGTGCCTCCCGCTCCCACAAGCGCTCCGTCTCAGCTGTGTCCTGCTACTCCACACTCTCCCTGCCCCTCTACAACCAGCAGGTGGATGACTGCTGCATCATCAGAGTCAGCCTAGACGTGGACAACGGCAACATGTACAAGAGCATCCTG GTGACCAGTCAGGACAAGACACCAGCAGTCATCAGGAAAGCCATGGTGAAACACAACCTGGAGCGAGAGAAAACAGAGGACTATGAATTGATGCAAAAAATCTCTGAAGAAAAAG AGCTGCGGATCCCAGACAATGCCAACGTTTTCTATGCCATGAACTCTACCGCCAACTATGACTTTGTGCTGAAGAAACGTGGCTTGTCCAAGAAAGGCCGGGCCAAGAGTGTAGCCAGCTCCACGCTGCCCCGCATGAAGCAGAAGGGCCTGAAAATCGCCAAAGGGATCTTCTGA
- the LOC121584722 gene encoding ral guanine nucleotide dissociation stimulator isoform X2 codes for MWAQWTCGLLRSGGCCKTQSMCQAPFIIVRHREVDRQNSTQEIGEEVEEGAVFTITLRKVQLHQSASKGQRWLGVETDSALSLYETCKVRTIKAGTLERLVEYMVSAFRGKDSTYVTIFLCTYRSFATTKQVLDLLLNRYAKLQNQPGIDVHRHTQDDSTELRNTVSSILGAWLDQYSEDFWSPPQYSCLHHLMSYLHHHFPGSDLERRARNLLALLHRRQQCEPDLDVEHIGCPFATQEESGFEDELPALNFLSFDPIMVAEQFTLMDADLFKKVVPYHCLGGIWSQRDKKGKEHLAPTIRATVAQFNCVTNCVITTCLSNPCLKPTQRARLVERWIEVARECRILKNFSSLRAILSALQCNSLHRLKRTWDEVSRENFRTFRELSEIFSDDNNYSLSRELLVKEGTSKFATLEINPKRAQRRHQQQRDLGVMQGTIPYLGTFLTDLVMMDTAMKDYTESGLINFEKRRKEFEVIAQIKLLQLASNNYSFTQDSLFREWFSGVERLSEAESYTLSCEIEPLSESSSNTIRAKKNGGIMKRWSDRQLTEASCSSAGSSHSKLFDQSHFRPYQGGGGDSGDTLSVTSAGSSGSDLEDVNGSFLSDSPDAHERKTSTSSVKHSVSALGKESQTPDPNSTFWESTSLSSLDTSGMGSGSGSSSASSSSVSSSTPLPGASRSHKRSVSAVSCYSTLSLPLYNQQVDDCCIIRVSLDVDNGNMYKSILVTSQDKTPAVIRKAMVKHNLEREKTEDYELMQKISEEKELRIPDNANVFYAMNSTANYDFVLKKRGLSKKGRAKSVASSTLPRMKQKGLKIAKGIF; via the exons AACTCGACACAGGAGAtcggagaggaggtggaggagggggcaGTGTTCACCATCACCCTGAGGAAGGTGCAGTTGCACCAGTCGGCCAGTAAGGGACAGCGATGGCTGGGCGTGGAGACAGACTCTGCTCTCAGCCTGTATGAGACGTGTAAAGTACGCACCATAAAGGCTGGTACGCTGGAGAGGCTGGTGGAATACATGGTGTCTGCGTTCAGGGGCAAGGACTCCACCTACGTCACCATCTTCCTCTGCACCTACCGCTCCTTCGCCACCACCAAGCAGGTGCTGGACCTCCTACTCAACAG GTATGCCAAGCTACAGAACCAACCTGGGATAGatgtacacagacacactcagGATGACAGCACAGAGCTCAGAAA CACTGTGTCGTCCATCCTGGGGGCGTGGCTGGACCAGTACTCAGAGGACTTCTGGAGCCCTCCACAATATAGCTGTCTACACCACCTGATGTCCTACCTACACCACCACTTCCCTGGCTCCGACCTGGAGCGCCGCGCACGCAACCTGCTGGCCCTCTTACACCGCAGGCAGCAGTGTGAGCCCGACCTCGACG TGGAGCACATTGGCTGTCCCTTCGCCACACAGGAAGAGAGTGGTTTTGAGGACGAGCTTCCTGCCCTGAACTTCTTGTCCTTTGACCCCATCATGGTTGCCGAGCAGTTCACACTCATGGATGCG GATCTGTTCAAGAAGGTAGTCCCTTACCACTGCCTGGGGGGCATCTGGTCCCAGCGGGATAAGAAGGGGAAGGAGCACCTGGCCCCCACCATTCGGGCCACAGTGGCCCAGTTCAACTGTGTCACCAACTGTGTCATCACCACCTGCCTGAGCAACCCCTGTCTAAAACCCACCCAGCGAGCCAGACTGGTGGAGCGCTGGATAGAGGTGGCCAGG GAATGTCGTATCCTCAAGAACTTCTCGTCCCTGCGAGCTATTCTCTCTGCCCTGCAGTGTAACTCTCTCCACCGACTCAAGAGGACCTGGGATGAGGTGTCCAG AGAGAATTTCCGCACCTTCCGCGAGCTGTCAGAGATCTTCTCAGATGACAACAACTACTCTCTAAGCCGAGAGCTGCTGGTCAAG gagggCACATCCAAATTTGCTACCCTGGAAATCAACCCTAAACGAGCACAGAGGAGACACCAACAGCAGAGAGACTTG GGGGTGATGCAGGGGACCATTCCTTACCTGGGCACCTTCCTCACTGACCTGGTCATGATGGACACGGCTATGAAAGACTACACAGAG AGTGGACTCATCAACTTTGAGAAGCGACGAAAG GAGTTTGAGGTGATAGCTCAGATTAAGCTACTGCAGCTGGCATCCAACAACTACAGTTTCACCCAGGACAGCCTCTTCAGGGAGTGGTTCTCAGGAGTGGAGAGACTCAGTGAGGCAGAGAG CTACACTCTGTCCTGTGAGATTGAACCACTGTCAGAGTCATCCAGCAATACTATCAGAGCCAAGAAAAACGGAGGCATCATGAAACGCTGGAGCGA TCGGCAGTTAACTGAAGCCAGCTGCAGCAGTGCAGGAAGCTCCCACTCCAAGTTGTTTGACCAGTCCCACTTCAGACCGTACCAGGGAGGGGGAGGTGATAGTGGGGACACCCTCAGCGTCACCTCAGCCGGCTCCAGCGGATCTGACCTGGAGGATGTCAACGGCAGCTTCCTGTCTGACTCACCGGATGCCCACGAGAGAAAG ACCTCTACATCCTCAGTAAAACATTCCGTTTCTGCTTTGGGGAAAGAAAGCCAGACTCCTGATCCCAACTCCACG tTTTGGGAGTCCACCTCCCTGTCTTCTCTAGACACCTCAGGGATGGGTTCTGGTTCGGGCTCCAGCAGCGCCTCGTCCTCCTCTgtgtcctcctccactcctctcccagGTGCCTCCCGCTCCCACAAGCGCTCCGTCTCAGCTGTGTCCTGCTACTCCACACTCTCCCTGCCCCTCTACAACCAGCAGGTGGATGACTGCTGCATCATCAGAGTCAGCCTAGACGTGGACAACGGCAACATGTACAAGAGCATCCTG GTGACCAGTCAGGACAAGACACCAGCAGTCATCAGGAAAGCCATGGTGAAACACAACCTGGAGCGAGAGAAAACAGAGGACTATGAATTGATGCAAAAAATCTCTGAAGAAAAAG AGCTGCGGATCCCAGACAATGCCAACGTTTTCTATGCCATGAACTCTACCGCCAACTATGACTTTGTGCTGAAGAAACGTGGCTTGTCCAAGAAAGGCCGGGCCAAGAGTGTAGCCAGCTCCACGCTGCCCCGCATGAAGCAGAAGGGCCTGAAAATCGCCAAAGGGATCTTCTGA
- the LOC121584722 gene encoding ral guanine nucleotide dissociation stimulator isoform X1 — translation MVNFMGMCSDAQSIKSGYLDEMFDAGTWKVRNIWDGVKLEVGDDESPVVLNSFTHLDPDLPLFENSTQEIGEEVEEGAVFTITLRKVQLHQSASKGQRWLGVETDSALSLYETCKVRTIKAGTLERLVEYMVSAFRGKDSTYVTIFLCTYRSFATTKQVLDLLLNRYAKLQNQPGIDVHRHTQDDSTELRNTVSSILGAWLDQYSEDFWSPPQYSCLHHLMSYLHHHFPGSDLERRARNLLALLHRRQQCEPDLDVEHIGCPFATQEESGFEDELPALNFLSFDPIMVAEQFTLMDADLFKKVVPYHCLGGIWSQRDKKGKEHLAPTIRATVAQFNCVTNCVITTCLSNPCLKPTQRARLVERWIEVARECRILKNFSSLRAILSALQCNSLHRLKRTWDEVSRENFRTFRELSEIFSDDNNYSLSRELLVKEGTSKFATLEINPKRAQRRHQQQRDLGVMQGTIPYLGTFLTDLVMMDTAMKDYTESGLINFEKRRKEFEVIAQIKLLQLASNNYSFTQDSLFREWFSGVERLSEAESYTLSCEIEPLSESSSNTIRAKKNGGIMKRWSDRQLTEASCSSAGSSHSKLFDQSHFRPYQGGGGDSGDTLSVTSAGSSGSDLEDVNGSFLSDSPDAHERKTSTSSVKHSVSALGKESQTPDPNSTFWESTSLSSLDTSGMGSGSGSSSASSSSVSSSTPLPGASRSHKRSVSAVSCYSTLSLPLYNQQVDDCCIIRVSLDVDNGNMYKSILVTSQDKTPAVIRKAMVKHNLEREKTEDYELMQKISEEKELRIPDNANVFYAMNSTANYDFVLKKRGLSKKGRAKSVASSTLPRMKQKGLKIAKGIF, via the exons AACTCGACACAGGAGAtcggagaggaggtggaggagggggcaGTGTTCACCATCACCCTGAGGAAGGTGCAGTTGCACCAGTCGGCCAGTAAGGGACAGCGATGGCTGGGCGTGGAGACAGACTCTGCTCTCAGCCTGTATGAGACGTGTAAAGTACGCACCATAAAGGCTGGTACGCTGGAGAGGCTGGTGGAATACATGGTGTCTGCGTTCAGGGGCAAGGACTCCACCTACGTCACCATCTTCCTCTGCACCTACCGCTCCTTCGCCACCACCAAGCAGGTGCTGGACCTCCTACTCAACAG GTATGCCAAGCTACAGAACCAACCTGGGATAGatgtacacagacacactcagGATGACAGCACAGAGCTCAGAAA CACTGTGTCGTCCATCCTGGGGGCGTGGCTGGACCAGTACTCAGAGGACTTCTGGAGCCCTCCACAATATAGCTGTCTACACCACCTGATGTCCTACCTACACCACCACTTCCCTGGCTCCGACCTGGAGCGCCGCGCACGCAACCTGCTGGCCCTCTTACACCGCAGGCAGCAGTGTGAGCCCGACCTCGACG TGGAGCACATTGGCTGTCCCTTCGCCACACAGGAAGAGAGTGGTTTTGAGGACGAGCTTCCTGCCCTGAACTTCTTGTCCTTTGACCCCATCATGGTTGCCGAGCAGTTCACACTCATGGATGCG GATCTGTTCAAGAAGGTAGTCCCTTACCACTGCCTGGGGGGCATCTGGTCCCAGCGGGATAAGAAGGGGAAGGAGCACCTGGCCCCCACCATTCGGGCCACAGTGGCCCAGTTCAACTGTGTCACCAACTGTGTCATCACCACCTGCCTGAGCAACCCCTGTCTAAAACCCACCCAGCGAGCCAGACTGGTGGAGCGCTGGATAGAGGTGGCCAGG GAATGTCGTATCCTCAAGAACTTCTCGTCCCTGCGAGCTATTCTCTCTGCCCTGCAGTGTAACTCTCTCCACCGACTCAAGAGGACCTGGGATGAGGTGTCCAG AGAGAATTTCCGCACCTTCCGCGAGCTGTCAGAGATCTTCTCAGATGACAACAACTACTCTCTAAGCCGAGAGCTGCTGGTCAAG gagggCACATCCAAATTTGCTACCCTGGAAATCAACCCTAAACGAGCACAGAGGAGACACCAACAGCAGAGAGACTTG GGGGTGATGCAGGGGACCATTCCTTACCTGGGCACCTTCCTCACTGACCTGGTCATGATGGACACGGCTATGAAAGACTACACAGAG AGTGGACTCATCAACTTTGAGAAGCGACGAAAG GAGTTTGAGGTGATAGCTCAGATTAAGCTACTGCAGCTGGCATCCAACAACTACAGTTTCACCCAGGACAGCCTCTTCAGGGAGTGGTTCTCAGGAGTGGAGAGACTCAGTGAGGCAGAGAG CTACACTCTGTCCTGTGAGATTGAACCACTGTCAGAGTCATCCAGCAATACTATCAGAGCCAAGAAAAACGGAGGCATCATGAAACGCTGGAGCGA TCGGCAGTTAACTGAAGCCAGCTGCAGCAGTGCAGGAAGCTCCCACTCCAAGTTGTTTGACCAGTCCCACTTCAGACCGTACCAGGGAGGGGGAGGTGATAGTGGGGACACCCTCAGCGTCACCTCAGCCGGCTCCAGCGGATCTGACCTGGAGGATGTCAACGGCAGCTTCCTGTCTGACTCACCGGATGCCCACGAGAGAAAG ACCTCTACATCCTCAGTAAAACATTCCGTTTCTGCTTTGGGGAAAGAAAGCCAGACTCCTGATCCCAACTCCACG tTTTGGGAGTCCACCTCCCTGTCTTCTCTAGACACCTCAGGGATGGGTTCTGGTTCGGGCTCCAGCAGCGCCTCGTCCTCCTCTgtgtcctcctccactcctctcccagGTGCCTCCCGCTCCCACAAGCGCTCCGTCTCAGCTGTGTCCTGCTACTCCACACTCTCCCTGCCCCTCTACAACCAGCAGGTGGATGACTGCTGCATCATCAGAGTCAGCCTAGACGTGGACAACGGCAACATGTACAAGAGCATCCTG GTGACCAGTCAGGACAAGACACCAGCAGTCATCAGGAAAGCCATGGTGAAACACAACCTGGAGCGAGAGAAAACAGAGGACTATGAATTGATGCAAAAAATCTCTGAAGAAAAAG AGCTGCGGATCCCAGACAATGCCAACGTTTTCTATGCCATGAACTCTACCGCCAACTATGACTTTGTGCTGAAGAAACGTGGCTTGTCCAAGAAAGGCCGGGCCAAGAGTGTAGCCAGCTCCACGCTGCCCCGCATGAAGCAGAAGGGCCTGAAAATCGCCAAAGGGATCTTCTGA